In Cupriavidus basilensis, one genomic interval encodes:
- a CDS encoding succinate dehydrogenase assembly factor 2 has protein sequence MTESVSPSFSHQADPHRRARLRWRARRGLLENDIIVERFFNRYEESLSDQDVASLSELFELSDNELMDLLLARKELDGELDTPPMQHVIALLRSV, from the coding sequence ATGACCGAAAGTGTTTCCCCCAGTTTCTCCCACCAGGCCGACCCGCACCGGCGTGCACGACTGCGCTGGCGCGCGCGGCGCGGCCTCCTGGAGAACGACATCATCGTCGAACGTTTTTTCAACCGTTACGAAGAAAGCCTCTCCGACCAGGACGTGGCCTCGCTCTCCGAACTCTTCGAGCTGAGCGACAACGAGTTGATGGACCTGCTTCTTGCACGCAAGGAGCTGGACGGTGAGCTCGACACGCCCCCGATGCAGCACGTGATTGCCCTGCTGCGTTCGGTCTGA
- a CDS encoding succinate dehydrogenase iron-sulfur subunit, translated as MKRIFEVYRYDPDKDAAPRMQTYEVELDGHERMLLDALVKLKKLDETISFRRSCREGVCGSDAMNINGKNGLACLTNMLELPERIVLRPLPGLPVVRDLIVDMTQFFKQYNSIKPYLINDEPPPEKERLQSPEERDELDGLYECILCASCSTSCPSFWWNPDKFVGPAGLLQAYRFIADSRDQATSQRLDDLNDPYRLFRCHSIMNCVDVCPKGLNPTKAIGKIKELMVRRSV; from the coding sequence ATGAAGCGTATTTTCGAAGTCTACCGCTACGACCCGGACAAGGATGCGGCCCCCCGCATGCAAACGTACGAGGTCGAGCTCGACGGTCATGAGCGCATGTTGCTGGACGCGCTGGTCAAGCTGAAGAAGCTGGACGAAACCATCTCGTTCCGCCGCTCGTGCCGCGAAGGCGTGTGCGGTTCGGACGCGATGAACATCAACGGCAAGAACGGTCTGGCCTGCCTGACCAACATGCTTGAGCTGCCGGAACGCATCGTCTTGCGTCCGCTGCCCGGCCTGCCGGTGGTGCGCGACCTGATCGTCGACATGACGCAGTTCTTCAAGCAGTACAACTCGATCAAGCCGTACCTCATCAACGACGAGCCGCCGCCCGAGAAAGAGCGCCTGCAGTCGCCCGAGGAACGCGACGAGCTGGACGGCCTGTATGAGTGCATCTTGTGCGCAAGCTGCTCGACGTCGTGCCCGTCGTTCTGGTGGAACCCGGATAAGTTCGTCGGCCCGGCCGGCCTGCTGCAAGCCTATCGCTTCATCGCGGACAGCCGCGACCAGGCGACCAGCCAGCGCCTGGACGACCTGAACGACCCGTACCGCTTGTTCCGTTGCCACAGCATCATGAACTGCGTCGACGTTTGCCCGAAGGGGTTGAACCCGACCAAGGCCATCGGCAAGATCAAAGAGCTGATGGTTCGCCGCTCGGTCTGA